A single genomic interval of Astyanax mexicanus isolate ESR-SI-001 chromosome 4, AstMex3_surface, whole genome shotgun sequence harbors:
- the LOC125801661 gene encoding protein FAM200B-like has translation MTFGEKMAKRKYSPEYLKCGFSFIEDKQGQKPQCVICNEVLAHASMKPSKLMRHLQTKHPAYKDKPVEFFQRRLHELKASKKCLTASCSKQEQALRASYHVAFRIAKAKKPHTIAEELILPAAMDMVREVLDGVAADKLKTIPLSNDTIARRIKDMSDNIKQQTTARVQTSPYFALQMDESTDIANHAILLVYVRHVWDGDLQEQFLCSRELPTTTKAEDIFNSVDLYLSSVGLSWEYCVGVTTDGAASMTGKHSGVVKQILTRAPNATWNHCFLHREALAAKNMVPDLNEALQDVIKVVNHIKRSAKSSRCFSNLCKDLGSEHMQVLYHSEVRWLSRGKVLSRFYELKTEIATFLSENNSVYAELFDNNTWLALVAYLADIFEHLNALNVSMQGKGHNIFEQSDKVVAFKKKITLWVNHLSKDRLDMFPNVRQEVQQLDTTAKNYLKKTIKEHLSKLQARFDDYFPERHGDNSNAWIRDPFSVNMESVMLPSNEEHQLVELSCDQTLKKRFGDVSLSQFWCSDVMAEYSSLASLAIKTILPFSTTYLCESGFSTLVQLKSKQRNRLNTEHDLRVTLSTVTPDFETLIKSKVHAQLSH, from the coding sequence ATGACGTTCGGTGAGAAGATGGCGAAACGCAAATACAGCCCGGAGTATCTGAAATGTGGGTTTTCGTTCATTGAGGACAAACAGGGTCAGAAACCCCAGTGTGTCATTTGCAATGAAGTGCTGGCACATGCGAGCATGAAACCCTCCAAACTAATGAGACATCTACAAACGAAACATCCCGCATATAAGGACAAGCCGGTGGAGTTTTTTCAAAGACGACTTCATGAGCTAAAGGCATCAAAGAAGTGTCTGACAGCATCGTGCTCCAAACAAGAGCAAGCGCTCCGGGCGTCTTACCACGTAGCTTTCCGTATTGCGAAGGCAAAGAAACCCCACACAATAGCCGAAGAGCTGATTTTACCTGCTGCAATGGACATGGTAAGAGAGGTGCTGGATGGTGTAGCGGCAGACAAACTTAAAACAATACCCCTGTCCAACGATACTATAGCGCGGCGTATTAAAGACATGTCTGATAACATAAAACAGCAGACTACAGCTCGCGTCCAGACAAGCCCATACTTCGCATTACAGATGGATGAATCCACGGACATAGCTAACCATGCTATTTTACTGGTTTATGTGAGACATGTGTGGGATGGTGATTTGCAGGAGCAATTTCTCTGCAGCAGAGAACTCCCCACCACTACCAAAGCAGAGGACATTTTCAACTCCGTGGACTTGTACTTGAGCTCAGTGGGTTTAAGCTGGGAATACTGCGTTGGAGTCACAACTGACGGCGCTGCCTCCATGACCGGGAAACACTCAGGTGTGGTGAAACAAATTCTGACGAGGGCACCTAATGCGACTTGGAACCACTGCTTTTTGCACCGAGAGGCACTGGCGGCTAAGAATATGGTTCCTGATCTTAATGAAGCTTTGCAAGATGTCATCAAAGTGGTGAACCACATAAAACGGAGTGCTAAGAGCAGCCGCTGCTTTTCAAATCTATGCAAAGATTTGGGCTCTGAGCACATGCAGGTGTTGTATCACTCCGAAGTGCGCTGGCTGTCGAGGGGTAAGGTCTTGTCACGCTTTTACGAACTAAAAACAGAAATCGCCACCTTCCTCTCAGAGAACAACTCCGTAtatgctgaactgtttgacaatAACACCTGGCTCGCACTTGTTGCATATCTTGCTGATATTTTTGAGCACCTCAACGCGTTAAACGTGTCTATGCAGGGAAAAGGACACAACATTTTTGAACAGTCAGACAAAGTTGTTGCGTTCAAGAAAAAGATCACACTGTGGGTAAATCATTTATCCAAAGACAGACTGGACATGTTTCCAAACGTTCGCCAGGAAGTACAGCAGCTGGACACCACGGccaaaaattacctgaaaaaaacGATCAAGGAGCATCTCAGTAAACTTCAAGCTCGGTTTGACGACTACTTCCCTGAGAGGCACGGAGATAATAGTAATGCCTGGATACGCGACCCTTTCAGCGTCAACATGGAAAGCGTCATGTTACCAAGCAACGAAGAGCATCAGCTGGTGGAGCTGTCATGTGACCAGACACTGAAAAAGAGATTCGGCGACGTAAGTCTTTCCCAATTCTGGTGCAGCGATGTGATGGCTGAGTATTCATCTCTCGCCTCTCTTGCAATCAAAACGATCCTACCATTCAGCACAACCTACCTTTGTGAAAGTGGCTTTTCCACCTTGGTCCAGCTAAAATCAAAGCAgagaaacaggttgaacactgagCATGATCTGAGAGTAACTCTGTCTACTGTCACCCCAGACTTTGAAACTCTGATCAAAAGTAAAGTACATGCCCAATTGTCTCACTGA
- the LOC125801498 gene encoding zinc finger protein 239-like, translating into MKPSPDMEKHQHSVKSFTKQSDLKIHQRIHTGEKPYYCSDCGKSFNHQSHLKIHQRIHTGEKPYHCSDCGKRFTLQSTLKKHQRIHTGEKPYYCSDCGKSFTQQSHLKKHQRIHTGEKPYSCSDCGTSFNQQSHLTLHQRIHTGEKPYYCSDCGKSFNRQGTLQSHQRIHTGEKPYYCSDCGMSFTQQSNLKKHQRIHTGEKPYYCSECGRSFTKQSNLKIHQRIHTGEKIIPNLSHGKSKCKS; encoded by the coding sequence atgaagccaagtcccgacatggagaaacatcagcactctgtcaagagttttactaaacagagtgatctcaaaatacaccagcgcattcacacaggagagaaaccttattattgctcagactgtggaaagagttttaatcatcagagtcatctcaaaatacaccagcgcattcacacaggagagaaaccgtatcactgctcagactgtgggaagaggtttactctacagagtactctcaaaaaacaccagcgcattcacacaggagagaaaccgtattactgctcagactgtggaaagagttttactcaacagagtcatttaaaaaaacaccagcgcattcacacaggagagaaaccgtactcctgctcagactgtggcacaagttttaatcaacagagtcatctcacactgcatcagcgcattcacacaggagagaaaccatattactgctcagactgtgggaagagttttaatcgacagggTACTCTtcaaagtcaccagcgcattcacacaggagagaaaccgtattactgctcagactgtgggatgagttttactcaacagagtaacctcaaaaaacaccagcgcattcacacaggagagaaaccgtattactgctcagagtgtgggaggagttttactaaacagagtaacctcaaaattcaccagcgcattcacacaggagagaaaattaTCCCAAATTTGTCCCACGGCAAGTcaaagtgcaaatcgtaa